In Saprospiraceae bacterium, a genomic segment contains:
- a CDS encoding M28 family peptidase — translation MKVYVSAILMIFGLVSLGFSQSNFSLSDPNILNLLKGNFPADSFDNRLILADAELPATLVNLISIDSLKQHIEAIVSFENRNTINDDPVYPNKGILAARNHILNLLNQWRAEPASTIIPAEFSFDYVMCQRLRHTQALAVIPGTGDLRNELVIIEAHLDSRCEEPCDTSCMAQGADDNASGSALLMEMARVLRFMHLNRTIVLIWCTGEEQGLGGSRAFATFCKQNNIQIKAVFNNDIVGGIECGITSSPPGCPGPALVDSLRLRIFSSGITNSMPKNLARMTRLLVEKNLLPVYPQAPKIDVMYGEDRTGRGGDHIPFREQGYTSIRFTSSYENGDGNPDQPGYEDRQHSTRDILGVDRNGDGKMDSFFVNFNYMRNNTLVNALAACNAASNVLSPFVLQLSTSPGTLIAEILNPLSARQFIFGLRRINSVYYDTLIISDKPIVEMKGLTPTQYYITAAGIDEFNWISMFGQEYNIRVPSRTKDLEESKPVVELLQNQPNPFDELTMIPIMVNQISAIKEALLTINNDEGRFIKNIPLHLKQGVNEVLYDYGWHAYECGTYIYSLYINGKKIGSKKMLLFNY, via the coding sequence ATGAAAGTTTATGTAAGTGCCATATTGATGATATTTGGTCTTGTGAGTCTCGGTTTTTCACAATCCAATTTTAGTTTATCAGATCCCAATATTCTGAATTTGCTAAAAGGAAATTTTCCAGCGGATTCTTTCGATAACAGGCTGATTTTGGCCGATGCAGAATTGCCTGCAACTCTGGTAAACCTGATTTCGATTGATTCATTAAAACAACACATTGAAGCCATAGTTTCCTTTGAAAACAGGAATACGATCAACGATGACCCGGTCTATCCAAATAAAGGTATTCTGGCCGCACGAAATCATATCCTCAATCTGTTAAATCAATGGCGTGCGGAACCCGCTTCAACTATAATACCCGCAGAATTTTCGTTTGATTATGTCATGTGTCAGCGTTTAAGGCATACACAGGCTCTGGCAGTCATTCCGGGTACCGGTGATTTGAGAAATGAACTGGTCATCATTGAAGCCCATTTGGACAGTAGGTGCGAAGAACCTTGCGATACCAGTTGTATGGCGCAGGGCGCTGATGATAATGCGAGCGGCAGTGCACTCTTAATGGAAATGGCACGTGTCTTGAGATTTATGCATTTAAACCGTACGATCGTTCTTATTTGGTGTACGGGCGAAGAACAAGGTCTTGGGGGGTCAAGAGCTTTTGCAACATTTTGCAAACAAAACAATATTCAAATTAAAGCCGTTTTCAATAACGACATTGTGGGTGGGATAGAGTGTGGAATAACTTCTTCTCCTCCGGGTTGTCCCGGCCCGGCATTGGTTGACAGTTTGAGGCTACGCATATTTTCTTCCGGTATTACCAACAGTATGCCTAAGAATCTAGCACGGATGACTCGTTTATTGGTAGAAAAAAATCTGCTACCCGTCTACCCGCAAGCTCCAAAGATCGATGTGATGTACGGCGAAGATCGAACCGGTCGGGGAGGAGATCACATCCCGTTCAGAGAGCAAGGTTATACTTCAATTCGGTTTACATCTTCATATGAGAACGGTGATGGTAATCCCGATCAGCCGGGTTACGAAGACAGGCAACACAGCACACGTGATATCTTGGGTGTCGACCGGAATGGCGACGGAAAGATGGATAGTTTTTTTGTCAATTTCAATTATATGCGCAATAATACTTTAGTAAATGCTTTAGCTGCATGTAATGCTGCAAGCAATGTGCTGTCACCCTTTGTATTGCAACTCAGCACCAGTCCCGGAACATTGATTGCAGAAATTTTAAATCCTCTATCTGCCAGACAATTTATATTCGGATTGAGGAGAATCAATAGTGTGTATTACGATACACTTATTATTTCTGACAAGCCCATTGTGGAAATGAAAGGATTGACTCCAACTCAATATTATATTACTGCAGCCGGTATAGATGAGTTCAATTGGATAAGCATGTTCGGTCAGGAATACAATATTCGCGTTCCTTCCCGGACAAAAGATTTGGAAGAAAGCAAACCTGTCGTTGAATTATTGCAAAATCAACCCAATCCTTTCGATGAACTGACCATGATCCCCATTATGGTGAATCAGATTTCAGCAATTAAGGAAGCTTTGTTGACCATCAATAATGATGAAGGTAGATTTATTAAAAATATTCCCTTGCATTTAAAGCAAGGAGTCAATGAAGTGCTTTACGATTATGGCTGGCATGCTTATGAATGCGGAACTTATATCTATAGCTTGTATATTAATGGAAAGAAAATCGGATCTAAAAAAATGCTGTTGTTTAATTATTGA
- a CDS encoding formate--tetrahydrofolate ligase codes for MNQVKVPSDIDIAQSVKLVGIVKIAQKLELNEDQLQLYGSYKAKLPLELIDEQKLKKCKLILVSAISPTPAGEGKTTTSIGLAEGLNKLGKKTTVVLREPSLGPVFGIKGGATGGGWSQVLPMEDINLHFTGDFSAVEKAHNLLAALIDNNLQNKKYGLGLDPRTISWKRVMDMNDRSLRKITIGLGGTGNGIPRETGFDITAASEIMAILCLAKDLMDLKTRMGNIFIGFTWDRKPIYARDLKAEGAMAALLKDAIKPNLVQTLEGNPAIIHGGPFANIAQGTNTIVATKLGMSLSDYVVTEAGFGFDLGAEKFLDIKCRTAGISPNAVVIVATVRALKYHGGKSLKKLSEPDAAAVSKGCENLEKHLENAKQFGLPAIVAINRFTADTDEELQTIKTSCEKLGVQAVFSEVWAKGGEGALELAEKVAALAESWTSPFIPCYDNSWHPIDKIEAVARKIYGASKVEYSVEAKADLKKIESLNLNHLPICIAKTQKSLSDNPDLIGRPTNFTLTVRQIEIAAGAGFIVPITGEMMRMPGLPDEPSAEKIDIDANGVISGLF; via the coding sequence ATGAATCAAGTTAAAGTCCCCTCTGATATCGATATTGCTCAATCAGTAAAGCTCGTTGGAATCGTAAAAATAGCTCAAAAGTTAGAACTGAATGAGGATCAGCTCCAATTATACGGCTCCTACAAAGCAAAACTTCCTTTGGAGCTTATCGACGAACAGAAACTCAAGAAATGCAAACTCATATTGGTATCTGCTATATCGCCAACACCAGCAGGTGAAGGTAAAACAACAACCTCTATAGGACTGGCCGAAGGACTTAATAAACTTGGTAAAAAGACCACTGTAGTCCTTAGAGAACCATCATTAGGACCTGTATTTGGAATCAAAGGCGGTGCTACTGGAGGTGGATGGTCACAAGTTTTGCCGATGGAAGATATTAACCTGCATTTTACAGGAGACTTTTCGGCTGTAGAAAAAGCACATAATCTGCTTGCGGCGCTCATCGACAACAATCTTCAAAATAAGAAATACGGCCTCGGACTTGATCCAAGAACCATATCCTGGAAACGAGTGATGGATATGAACGATCGTTCGTTGCGAAAGATTACGATTGGATTAGGAGGTACCGGAAATGGCATTCCGCGCGAAACTGGCTTCGATATTACAGCAGCCTCAGAGATTATGGCTATCCTTTGTTTGGCTAAAGACCTCATGGATTTAAAAACAAGGATGGGAAATATTTTTATAGGATTTACCTGGGATCGAAAACCCATCTATGCAAGAGATCTCAAAGCAGAAGGTGCTATGGCTGCTCTTTTAAAAGACGCCATCAAACCCAATTTAGTACAAACACTTGAAGGCAATCCAGCCATCATACATGGAGGCCCATTTGCAAATATTGCACAGGGAACCAATACCATTGTTGCAACAAAACTAGGTATGTCCTTATCTGATTATGTTGTCACTGAAGCTGGATTTGGATTTGATTTAGGCGCAGAAAAATTTTTAGATATTAAATGTAGAACTGCAGGAATTTCTCCGAATGCTGTTGTCATCGTTGCTACAGTTCGTGCATTAAAATATCATGGTGGCAAGTCTTTGAAAAAGCTTTCAGAACCGGATGCAGCGGCCGTGAGCAAAGGCTGTGAAAATTTAGAAAAACATTTGGAAAATGCAAAACAATTTGGCTTACCTGCGATTGTTGCTATCAATCGGTTTACAGCTGATACTGATGAAGAATTACAAACCATTAAAACTTCCTGTGAAAAATTAGGAGTACAAGCAGTATTCTCTGAAGTCTGGGCCAAGGGCGGAGAAGGCGCACTCGAACTTGCAGAAAAAGTCGCCGCTCTTGCAGAATCCTGGACCAGTCCTTTTATTCCATGTTACGACAACTCCTGGCACCCTATTGATAAAATTGAAGCAGTCGCGCGCAAAATATATGGCGCCTCTAAAGTAGAATACAGTGTAGAAGCCAAAGCAGATTTGAAAAAAATTGAAAGTTTAAATTTGAATCATCTTCCTATTTGCATTGCTAAAACACAAAAATCACTATCTGACAATCCAGATCTCATTGGTCGTCCTACCAATTTTACTTTAACTGTGAGACAAATCGAAATTGCTGCCGGTGCAGGATTTATCGTACCCATCACCGGAGAAATGATGCGGATGCCAGGTTTACCTGATGAACCGTCTGCAGAAAAAATAGATATTGATGCGAACGGAGTGATCAGTGGATTGTTTTAA
- a CDS encoding endonuclease: MISQKASLILLLVSTLMWSQTVNGQYQQQKLFPTDSGYLLIQKLVSSFKPATVLDYANARVKMYTEIYNIKDTVECVYTKHALYLDPQYSDPIGYLSKNGNDNGINCEHTFPQSKGAENGNAKSDMHHLFPSRAAVNEARSNYPFGEIDDPKTNKWFYKSISQSFVPGTNKNEFSESISGLFEPREDHKGNVARAIFYFFTMYELQADVSFFENMKPILCSWHLQDPVDSLEWNRSQQIAQFQDQKPNPFVLDCSLARRCYCAANAECFPVTHVSTSESAEQIIYPNPFQQNLYLNSNISKQELNIQLFDLNGQLKFERNIESQLHAKAELPLADLPKGYYTLVLSHRHQVFQRIRVLKF; the protein is encoded by the coding sequence ATGATTTCGCAAAAGGCAAGTCTTATTTTGTTATTGGTCTCTACTTTGATGTGGAGTCAAACTGTAAATGGGCAATACCAACAACAAAAACTCTTTCCAACAGATAGTGGTTATTTATTAATTCAAAAACTGGTCTCTTCCTTCAAACCTGCTACTGTACTCGATTATGCAAATGCACGTGTAAAAATGTATACCGAAATCTACAATATAAAAGATACTGTAGAATGCGTCTATACCAAACACGCACTTTATCTTGATCCGCAATATTCAGATCCGATAGGATATCTATCAAAAAACGGAAATGACAATGGCATCAATTGCGAGCATACATTCCCACAAAGCAAAGGTGCAGAAAACGGAAATGCCAAATCAGATATGCATCATTTGTTTCCATCTCGTGCAGCTGTAAATGAAGCCCGAAGTAATTATCCTTTCGGAGAAATAGATGATCCAAAGACAAACAAATGGTTTTATAAATCTATCTCACAAAGCTTTGTTCCCGGCACCAACAAAAACGAATTTAGTGAATCCATTTCCGGCTTGTTTGAACCCAGAGAAGATCATAAAGGCAATGTAGCTAGAGCCATCTTTTATTTCTTTACGATGTATGAGTTGCAGGCAGATGTATCTTTTTTCGAAAACATGAAACCCATTTTGTGTTCCTGGCATTTACAGGATCCCGTTGATTCATTGGAATGGAATCGAAGTCAGCAAATAGCCCAATTTCAAGATCAAAAACCAAATCCATTTGTGCTGGATTGCAGTTTGGCAAGAAGGTGTTATTGTGCAGCTAATGCTGAATGTTTTCCGGTAACTCATGTGAGTACTTCTGAAAGTGCCGAGCAAATTATTTATCCAAATCCATTTCAACAAAATTTATATTTGAATTCAAACATATCAAAACAAGAATTGAATATTCAGTTGTTTGATTTAAATGGACAACTCAAATTTGAGCGTAATATTGAATCCCAACTCCATGCAAAAGCAGAACTTCCATTAGCAGATTTACCCAAAGGATATTATACACTTGTGCTAAGTCATCGACATCAGGTCTTCCAAAGAATCCGGGTTCTTAAATTTTAG
- a CDS encoding MmcQ/YjbR family DNA-binding protein: protein MHIEDFRLYCLNKSFVTEEFPFGPETLVYKVKGKIFAITGLNEVSLKVNLKCDPEKAILLRENHMEVQPGYHMNKKHWNTIDFERNLSSKILKELLDHSYQLVAASLPVKDRF from the coding sequence ATGCATATTGAAGATTTTAGATTGTATTGTCTGAACAAATCATTTGTGACTGAAGAGTTTCCTTTTGGACCAGAAACATTGGTGTATAAAGTAAAAGGTAAAATCTTTGCAATCACTGGATTGAATGAAGTAAGTCTAAAGGTCAATCTGAAATGTGATCCGGAAAAAGCCATTTTACTCAGAGAAAATCATATGGAAGTACAACCGGGTTACCACATGAATAAAAAACACTGGAATACGATAGATTTTGAACGGAATCTCTCTTCGAAAATCCTAAAGGAACTTTTAGATCACTCGTATCAATTGGTGGCCGCATCTCTGCCTGTAAAAGATAGATTTTAA
- a CDS encoding FAD-binding oxidoreductase, translated as MSATDYLIVGGGIAGLVLAESFEQSAQDFLLVDAPLPGKATAVSAGMINPVTGMRFVLSWNYTQLEADFLEFYKRLENKYKIQLLFEHPIYQRLYLEMDCNAWMARLADPYYEPYLSKVVRKLPANIESLKMNNYGKIEKAYRLHTDTLLTVVRKSLNDSGKFRNVVFEEHDLKISEKQLQWRDVAIHKAIIFAEGFRIRDNSYFNKIPLMPLKGDCIIFYAKDLNWNFVLKDAYSIIPLGDHQYWCGSNFEMNELSVEINQKEIQQQYEFLKNVIPVEFQMLSMQTGIRPAVKDRRPVLGKHPGDPRLIVFNGLGTKGASLAPYCAKVLSQMLFAAAEIPKELSVARFSKYF; from the coding sequence ATGAGCGCTACAGATTATTTGATCGTCGGTGGCGGAATTGCAGGTTTGGTGTTAGCAGAATCATTTGAGCAATCAGCTCAGGATTTCCTCTTGGTAGACGCTCCACTTCCCGGTAAGGCAACTGCCGTCAGTGCCGGGATGATTAATCCGGTCACAGGTATGCGTTTTGTTTTGAGTTGGAATTATACACAATTGGAGGCCGATTTTTTAGAGTTTTATAAGAGGCTTGAAAATAAATATAAGATTCAATTGTTGTTTGAACATCCAATCTATCAACGCTTATATTTGGAAATGGACTGTAATGCATGGATGGCAAGGTTGGCAGATCCTTATTATGAACCCTATCTATCAAAAGTCGTACGGAAGTTGCCGGCAAATATTGAATCTTTAAAAATGAACAACTACGGTAAAATTGAGAAAGCTTATCGATTACATACAGATACCTTACTAACAGTTGTTAGGAAGTCATTAAATGATTCCGGTAAATTCAGAAACGTAGTTTTTGAGGAGCATGATTTGAAGATCTCCGAAAAACAATTGCAGTGGCGGGATGTTGCCATACATAAGGCGATCATCTTTGCCGAAGGATTTAGGATCAGGGATAATTCATATTTCAATAAAATTCCTCTCATGCCCTTGAAAGGGGATTGCATCATCTTTTATGCAAAAGACTTAAATTGGAATTTTGTACTTAAAGATGCTTATTCCATCATCCCACTTGGCGATCACCAATATTGGTGCGGTTCAAATTTTGAAATGAATGAACTCTCAGTTGAAATAAATCAGAAAGAAATTCAACAGCAATATGAGTTTTTAAAAAATGTGATACCCGTCGAATTTCAAATGCTATCAATGCAGACAGGTATTCGGCCTGCGGTTAAAGACAGAAGACCAGTTTTAGGCAAACACCCCGGGGATCCGCGATTAATAGTATTTAATGGTCTGGGTACCAAAGGTGCTTCATTGGCTCCTTATTGTGCAAAGGTTTTAAGCCAAATGTTATTTGCAGCCGCAGAAATTCCTAAAGAATTGTCGGTTGCGAGATTTTCCAAATATTTTTAA
- a CDS encoding Re/Si-specific NAD(P)(+) transhydrogenase subunit alpha, whose amino-acid sequence MILGILKESREGELRVSGTPQVVKQLLAKGYSVLVEKAAGEGSAFRDQDYEQAGAQIISDRKTLLQKADVAIKINPPNQTEISEGKPGLVWMSLLYHLIHPEICQSIANAGQSAISMDAIPRISRAQSMDVLSSQSNLAGYKAVLLGSDYMTRAFPLMMTAAGTVTPAKVLIFGVGVAGLQAIATAKRLGAVVEATDVRAETKEQAESLGAKFISVEDNGVVTEGGYAKEVTAEYLEKQKAAVNKSLFNADLVITTALVMGKKAPTLITAAQVEKMKYGSVIVDMAAEQGGNCELTKSGEVVQVNGVRIVGLTNLPSSLATNASELYAKNIFNLLTHLATKDGFVDDFQEEITQATRIVHQGKIMRS is encoded by the coding sequence ATGATTCTTGGTATTCTCAAAGAAAGCAGAGAAGGTGAATTGAGGGTGTCAGGTACACCACAAGTCGTGAAGCAACTTTTGGCAAAAGGTTACTCCGTGCTCGTTGAAAAAGCTGCCGGAGAAGGTTCTGCCTTCAGAGACCAGGATTATGAACAGGCCGGAGCACAAATCATATCAGACCGGAAAACATTGCTTCAAAAAGCAGATGTGGCAATCAAGATCAATCCTCCGAATCAAACTGAAATATCTGAAGGTAAACCGGGCCTGGTTTGGATGTCTCTGCTTTACCACCTGATCCATCCTGAAATTTGTCAAAGTATCGCAAACGCAGGACAATCTGCCATTTCAATGGATGCCATCCCTCGCATTTCAAGAGCACAGAGCATGGATGTCTTGAGCAGCCAAAGCAACCTTGCCGGCTATAAAGCCGTTTTGCTGGGTTCAGACTATATGACCCGGGCTTTCCCATTGATGATGACGGCTGCAGGAACGGTTACGCCCGCAAAGGTTTTGATTTTTGGAGTAGGTGTTGCAGGATTGCAGGCCATTGCCACTGCGAAGCGACTCGGAGCCGTTGTAGAAGCCACAGATGTCAGAGCCGAGACGAAAGAACAGGCAGAGTCACTTGGCGCCAAATTTATTTCCGTGGAAGATAATGGAGTCGTTACAGAAGGGGGCTATGCTAAGGAAGTCACAGCGGAATATTTAGAAAAACAAAAAGCTGCAGTCAATAAATCACTGTTTAACGCCGATCTGGTCATTACGACGGCACTGGTTATGGGTAAAAAAGCTCCAACACTCATCACGGCGGCTCAGGTTGAAAAAATGAAATATGGTTCGGTGATTGTCGATATGGCCGCTGAACAAGGTGGAAATTGTGAATTGACTAAATCGGGCGAAGTCGTGCAGGTCAATGGAGTTCGCATTGTTGGTTTGACCAACTTGCCCTCCAGTCTTGCAACCAATGCGAGTGAACTCTATGCAAAAAATATTTTTAATTTATTAACCCACCTTGCAACTAAAGATGGTTTTGTGGATGATTTTCAGGAAGAAATCACACAGGCCACACGAATTGTACACCAAGGAAAAATAATGAGATCATAA
- a CDS encoding NAD(P) transhydrogenase subunit alpha, which yields MGILQLINENIEMIYMIILMIFVGIELISHVPSVLHTPLMSGANAIHGVVIIGAIIVMGQAEETLHLILGFIAVVLGTLNVVGGFVVTDRMLEMFKKKK from the coding sequence ATGGGAATACTACAACTGATCAATGAAAATATTGAAATGATCTATATGATCATTCTCATGATATTTGTTGGTATTGAATTGATATCACACGTGCCTTCAGTATTGCATACGCCACTCATGTCGGGTGCTAATGCCATTCATGGAGTAGTGATCATCGGTGCCATCATTGTGATGGGACAGGCGGAAGAAACTTTGCATTTAATACTCGGTTTTATCGCAGTGGTTTTAGGTACTTTAAATGTTGTTGGTGGATTTGTTGTGACCGACAGAATGTTGGAAATGTTTAAGAAGAAAAAATGA